TTGATCAGTAGAACTTATCCgtaaagatgatgaagattgaGGCTGAAGTTTTTGTGGTGTTGTGGGGGAAGGCCCTGGTTGTGGTGGTGTTGCAGAAGGccctggttgtggtggtggtgtttgTGAAGATGATGAGAGGTGCTGAATTCTGTTGATGGGGTGAGAAATTGAAGGTGGAGACCCAAAAATGATAGCCATTATCTCCAAGAAGTAAATCTGGTTTCAGAATTTAGGATAAACCGATAAAACTAGTAAGAGATCAACTGGCAACTACTGCTATCAAATAATAAATACCTTATCTTTCTGATTTTCTCGTCTGTGGTGTTCCTCCATTCTCTTTTTACCCCACCTATCTAGTGCTGTCAAATGTTTTGGCACCTGTTTACTGTTTTCTGTTTAACATAATTCATTACTTCATCTGAAATCTTATAATGTTATGAGGAGGTCTGGTGATGGTGTAATACCAACGAACCGGAAATGGACCCTGACAGTAAAATCTGACACCTGATAGAAAATCAACTGGAACAATTGATTAACCAATTTGTCACCTGTATATTGTTACAAACAGATATTCACAATGGCCTTTTCAACAACAAGCCAAAAATACAAGACATGAAAATCAATGGATAGATCGCTTGGTTCCAAACCAGAAGAATATGTTGATCATGATCTTCGATCAATCTCATTTTTCTTGCTTACATTTGCTCAAATGATTTCATGACAGTCATGTGTGTTTCTTTTATCTGTCAATGCTATATATGTATGCCGCTGGGTCCTCGTGCAGATTGGGTTTCCTAATCTCACGGTTCTACTTTTAAGTTGCTCATTCTTCTGTGGCCTGTGAATGGCGAACCTTCTCCTGCCCACTGCTTCTTGGTCTAGGCACTTGAGAATTTGTAATAGGCTTCTGTAATGGCTTCAAAGCTGCCATGATCTCCGCAAATGAAGGTCGTAACTTGGGATTTCTACAATGTCCCCGAAAGCAAGCCATTAAAGTCTGTTAACAGAAATATGTTCCAGTAATGCCATATTGACCGCATGACTTTTCCATTGCTGAGTACATGTTAACAGAAATGCTGTTGTGAATTCTTATTATAGTTTTTAAGCAATAGTAGATATACTCACGTTTGCCAACATTTCTGTATAATATCCGCAACCACAGGATCCATATCATCTGGAACGTCAAGACGACGATGCTGAAACCCAACGGCTCCAACAACTTGCATGGGGTTCATCCCTCCCCATGGTTGTTGCATCGTACAAAGCTCCCATAATATCACGCCAAAGCTGTAAACATCACACCTGCACATTTCCGAACAAGTTgtcagaaaatattttggaaactCCACGGATGTGTGCAAGAATTTTTGAAAGTTCACTGATATTCACAGGGAGGTGAAGCAAATATACTTTTCATCTGAAGGTTCATTTCGTAATACTTCGGGAGCCATCCATTCAGCctgaaaacgaaaaaaaaactGGATCATGGAGATATGGAACTAAGCTTCTCATTTTATCACAGCATGAACATAAAATAAGCTTcacggatttatttttttatctataattttttatttattattatttttacatGGATTGAGATAATAAAGCGAAGAAAGTTGCACAAAAACAACTCACCGTCCCAGCGGTTGACCTTGAAGAGAGAAATGTGTTGTGCTTTATTCTCGATAATCCAAAATCACAAACCTTTATCATAGAAACAATTCAACTTAGGCAAGTCATGCGGGTAAAGATATCTTACATGCAACAGAGAACTGAATGTGAGGAAAAAATTTACCTTCACGACCCAATTTTTATCAACAAGAAGATTTGGTGACTTCAAATCACGATGAACTATAACCGGTGTACAACTATGCAAATAATTCATTCCCCGGGCCTGAAAATTTAAATAACACAAGTTTTATCGATAGTGGAAATAAAAAAGTTTCAATGGAAATTATGTTGACAGTAGAAGTACGTAAAAAGCTATATGATAGGATCATACAACATCCAGGGCCATTCTCAATCGCCTCCGTTCATCTACTTGACTGTTAGGCCGGTGAATTAACCTATACAAACTACCTCTGCAGAAGATAATGAGGAATTAGGTTTCGTTTCCAGGTCTGCATAGACAAAAGAGTTATATGAGTAGTTAAATTATCTTTCACTTGCCCTGACATTGTTCTCACATATCCTTCACACACAAGGATAATGTTAGAATTGGTCGGTATTAGAAGCCAACACTTGGTTATGGATTACGATACCCGTCGAACAACCATGTTTAGATAGTGGAGAATCTACATCCTCATTAGAAAGTTGATATAAATTTACAAAAGTCAGAGTTATCCATGCAAAAAATTTGAACATGTAAACATGGCGGTATGAATTGGTTCATCCACTTGAGTCTCATGCAAAATGATTAACCGCGTCATCCCCTTAGTAACGCCTCAACACTAGATGATTGTTCTTTTTTGTCAGCTATCTAACAAATGGATTAGTAAAGTCGCACTACCTTGATCGGAAAAGATTGGGTAACACCTAGATTCATATCAACACTATTGAACCCCATGAATTTTGCCGTGCAAACGGACCCAAAACAATGGTATCCAATCATGTTGACCAGGAGAATTTATGCTCCAATTCATGCACTTCAGGTCAGATATTATGAGTGGGAACATAAGACAGTTGTCAAGAAAAGATCTAAATAATTAgcatgaattcaaggaaattcTATAGTGACAGTGAAGGAGGCATGTACAACCAACGTACCTAGGAAGAAATTCTGTTACGATTGAAAGATTTGGAGCACGAGTGACAGCTCCCATGAAGAGGACAACATTGGGATGGCGCAGTCTTTTCATAATCCGGACCTTGAAAAGCACAATTTCAAATGATCTTGCTAACCAAAGTTCTGTGTTCTACATATATTACTATGTTTGGGAAAGAGTGCGAGAGTGATGGAGTTACCTCACTTCTGAATTCTTCAAGCGCATCACCAGAAATGTCTTGGTCCAGGAACTTTTTAACAGCAACTTCCTAATAAAATGAATCACGCTTGTCAAGTCAATAAATCTCTGAACAAACAATTAAAAATGGTTACATGATTTTCGGCGGGGCTTAGTTAGTTATTGATGCGGAGAAGCTTTGGCTCGCTATCGGATAATGAGTTTTCCCTAGTAATTTCAAGGAATTAGGTCTTTCTCCTAACCAAAATGAGGCTATGAAGTTAAGTCTATTAAGAAAAGACTAAGAAAGTAACACACAGATGACAGATTCTAAGAAATATTAAATTGCCACCATCAGTAGGAAATGCTAGAGAACTCACTGTTCCATGCCAATCTCCACGATATACTTCTCCATATGatcctgaagaaaaaaaatccaacaaagAGGTGTTACACATGATGACAACTTCTTGACGTTTCTCTGGTACAACATTTTCTGGCGTCAACTTTAAAGAAGAAAACAGAACATATCAATACCTAGACCAATACGTTCACCCAAAGCCATTTCCTCCCACGGTATTTCCCACTCTGCAACGTCATCAAGTGCAATATCAGATCGTGTGCTATCATTTCCTGCAGATCTATCTGAAACTCTCTCAGCTTCAGGAGACACATCATGATCCCGATCACTACTTCCTCGTGTTTCATTTCCTGCACCATCCGCATTCTCGTCATCTCTTAGACAGTCCATGTTGTTGAAGGGTGAAACACCACCTGCCAATTGGGCACAAATTTCCAATTGCTCGTACTGTCTACTAACAGCTGCAGTCGTTGCAACAAACACAGCAGCAGTAGCAGTTGCCGCAGCTGCTACAGGATCTTCAAGTTTAGAATCCATACTTGACTTTGCTGCAGCAACAACCATAGTTGATGCAACCACAGCTgctgttgcagcagcagcagcggcaGCAACTGGAACTTGTTTAGCAAATTTCACTGGGGGAGATGCCTGTCCTGATGAAGCTGATGCTTCAGAATCTGTTGGACTATTAATACCCAAACCCTCTATGGGCTTCAAATGTTCCAGTTGTACTCTGGAAGGGGTTCCTTTTGCTTGTGTGCCTTGATAAGGAAGAGGTGGCAAGAAAATTCCTTGACCCTTTCTGCGGATACCATCTCTCCGCCTTCTCTCATTATCCTTTTCTATTTGGTTTTTCTCATCAACAGCCATGGCATTTGCGTGCTCATTATAAACCTCAGTAAACAAGTTGGGAGGTGCAATAACACCACTTTCGAGTAATACATCATGAAGTTTTTGAGctaattgaggattttctttcgcAGCATCAATCATGTATTGGGAAACATCCTTCACTTTCATTCTCCGTGCTGCAGGGGAACTAACGCCTTCAGTCCAGGAAGGAGATCTGGCATGCATGTGAGGATAATTGGTCCGATTGGGTAGGTCTTGGACGATAATAGCCTTCTCAAGGTTCACTGGATTTGTAAAATCATCGGGCAAGTTTGTTTCCACCTCGGATTTAATCAGATAGTGCGAAGATTCTTGTGAAGACCCAATTCCAAGATCTTCTATATGTCTTAACTCGTTTGAATCACCTGTAGTACCACTTAATTCGTTTTCTGTGGGAACTACATTACCAGACCTTGACATCTTGTCCAAGTTCCCAAACTCGGAATATTCCCCTAAAGTTGTGACTTCACTGCTAGAAGAGGGTATTTGAGAGTAATCAACATCTCTAAGGTATGGATTAACAGGAAAGGGCGGTTGTTCACATTCTATTTGAGGACTTGCCGCATCTGATGGGATAAATGTACCAGGGGCAGCCATCAGATCAATGATGTATTCCCTGTCAAATCAACGTAATGAATACATATTAGAAACTACTTCTGTTAGGTGTTAGATTTACATCCTCTTGTATTGTATGATAGACAAAAATACACGATCTCAGCTGAAGCAAATAAAGATCCAATCCAACCTGGCAGACAATAAGGAAACCTTGAGGGGAAGGTATTACCTTCCATCATCAAGCCTTATGACATTCATTGCCACATCATGAGAACCAGTATATTGCCGCCCTTTCACTAACGAGCAAGGAATGCCAACACTATCAGCCAAAACCTGCAACTCCATTTAAAACAAACAATTATTTCTTGATATTGCAATCGGTTTGTTCTCTTAAATGAAGAACACCCGAATAATTGATTACATGAGATGACGAAGTATCCAAGAACTTTCAATTCATCCAGAAACTAATAATATCTGATCATTCAATTCTTACAACAAtctgtgatttaaaaatattggtTAGGTCAAACAGACTGAGGATTAGAATGGAAGCAAGTACCTTAAAAAGAAGTGCACGGTGACGGGCCAAACCAATAGTTAAAGAACCAAGAGGCAGCACCATGCTCCCAATATTTGCCCTTAAACGATTACTAAGATTTTTCCACGCTTTCAACATATTATCTGGATCCCCAACTGGTCCACCCATATAGTCAGCGACCAAAGAAGCAAGGTCTTGCACCAATTCACTATCCACGGAACCTAAAGATTCCGACCTTGATTGTACAGCCATTACCAGAGCCTTCTGTTCAAGTTTTAACAGGTTAGCATCAGCACCCCTATTGACCAGCACTGCTTCCCAGCAGATGATATCTGACATTGGTGTTCCTTGAAGATCAACAAGGGAAGGCATCTTTTCAGATGTGGACTCCGCCAATATTCCGTATAAGTCATAGAAACCATCCATAATCTTGTCATCATAGCCAAGGGCGTTATAATTCTGTAAGGAATGGAGAAATCTATGATATAAGATAGGTCAGAAATGAAATATGCATGTACCAGAAAATAGCCTCTGCAAAACCTTAAACCTATGTTTCACTAGTAGACAATAGATATATACACTAGATTGCTAGTCACTAATCATGAAAACCAGCTATGATATTGTTAGATATGAATTAGATAAAAGGCAAAAAATCCATCTCTACGTCCTAAACCACATGATCTATCAGACATAGTGTAGACATAGTATATACAGTTCAATTTATAAAGAAAAGTGTAACCGCTGTGGTTTAACTTAATAGCTTATTCTAATTTTTCAAACTACCAGTGCATTTCAGCATTATTCTTGCTAACTCTTGAAAATAGGGTAAATTTTTTACTAATAACTGATTCAAGCTGAATATCTGGATAGAGAtcacatcttgtcagtgaggtgCATCACTTCATACCAGACAAGTGCACAAACTCCACCTTCCACACTTATAGCTCATCCAAGAAAATCTTAATACATCTTACCCATTTTCAGTAAGATTGGACTGCCATATGTCTAATTAAAATCAACTTACCCTATCACGGAAGTTATTCTAATTCCTATCACCGGTGTCAGTAAAAGGCTGTACTTGAGTTTGTGTGATCTATTACCAATAGACCAGTAGGCCCTTGCCATATATACGGCTACAAATCCCTGTAACAAGGCAAGCTTATAAAGCAAGGTTGTCCACATTGCGTCGAACAGGAAACCCGTAGGGCGAAGTAACAAGTTTAACATTGAGGGAAATGTTGTTGCATGCCTATTAAACTTGTTACCATCACTGTTTTACAATTACATCTCCCTCGAAAAGCTTGAACTCTTAGCACAAGTGCTTGTTCACATCAGTCACGCTCTAATAGTAAGTAACTGACTAGCCTAGTGGTGTTCACAATTACGTTTATTTGAGTAAGCATAGTAACATCCACAGTATTGGATCAGACAGCAGCCTCTTCAATCAAACATAGAAATTTAGTTAAGAAGTTGGAGAGAATAAGAGAGAAACTAACCCAATATCTATAAGCAATAACTTCAGCCGGAGTATTCTCAGGATGGCAGGCACCCAAACTAATCTGCTTAACAGCTTCAATCTGAACCGCTTCTGGATCCTCCCTTGCACTCAACTCCAATGCAATTTGTATTTGGTATTCCTCTTCCACCTCAGGATCTCTGGAATTACTCGATTCAGAATCACGCCCTACCGATTCCAATGCAGCATCCAAAGCACTAATACTCAAAGTATCAATTGGACTTTCCCCTCTTCTCCCACCAACAACATTCAATGGTGGTGGACTTGAATTATGTCTGTTAGTAACCGAATTCAACCAACCAGATAAACCAGAAAATGCCTTGTTCTGCTGATCGGTATGATGAGATGGAGATATCTTACTGGTTGTTGAaccatcattattattattattattactacccCTATTACTACTATTTCTAGATGATACTGAACCAATACTATCTTCTGATTGGTTAGGCATAATATGCAACTTCTTTAGAATGTTCCTCATACTTTTATAGAACCCTTCCTTCTTCTCAAGGTTGTATTTAATGTTACGGAAGTAATAACAAGAAGAGTAGAGTTATTTCCATCTCCATTAAACCTTAATCAGAAACAACATCTAGTACGAAAATATGAAGTGATCAATCTATTGTGTACCTGAAAATCAAAAAGATATGGATTGCTGGAGAGGAATCGATCGTTGAAGTTtgctattgctgctgctgctgctgctggtgtttcattttttttttcttcttttcgagAGAGATAAAGACTGGGAAAGAGCGAGAGATAGAGGGGCAAGTTGGAGTGTGGGACCTAATCAAGGACGACCCACTTGAGGGGGAAATGAAGAAAGAAAGGCAAGAAGGAaggatgattttgattttgtacaGTTGAGAAAGGAGGGAGGGGACCCAAAAAAAACAAGTG
This genomic stretch from Papaver somniferum cultivar HN1 chromosome 5, ASM357369v1, whole genome shotgun sequence harbors:
- the LOC113282111 gene encoding probable serine/threonine-protein kinase SIS8 isoform X3 is translated as MDGFYDLYGILAESTSEKMPSLVDLQGTPMSDIICWEAVLVNRGADANLLKLEQKALVMAVQSRSESLGSVDSELVQDLASLVADYMGGPVGDPDNMLKAWKNLSNRLRANIGSMVLPLGSLTIGLARHRALLFKVLADSVGIPCSLVKGRQYTGSHDVAMNVIRLDDGREYIIDLMAAPGTFIPSDAASPQIECEQPPFPVNPYLRDVDYSQIPSSSSEVTTLGEYSEFGNLDKMSRSGNVVPTENELSGTTGDSNELRHIEDLGIGSSQESSHYLIKSEVETNLPDDFTNPVNLEKAIIVQDLPNRTNYPHMHARSPSWTEGVSSPAARRMKVKDVSQYMIDAAKENPQLAQKLHDVLLESGVIAPPNLFTEVYNEHANAMAVDEKNQIEKDNERRRRDGIRRKGQGIFLPPLPYQGTQAKGTPSRVQLEHLKPIEGLGINSPTDSEASASSGQASPPVKFAKQVPVAAAAAAATAAVVASTMVVAAAKSSMDSKLEDPVAAAATATAAVFVATTAAVSRQYEQLEICAQLAGGVSPFNNMDCLRDDENADGAGNETRGSSDRDHDVSPEAERVSDRSAGNDSTRSDIALDDVAEWEIPWEEMALGERIGLGSYGEVYRGDWHGTEVAVKKFLDQDISGDALEEFRSEVRIMKRLRHPNVVLFMGAVTRAPNLSIVTEFLPRGSLYRLIHRPNSQVDERRRLRMALDVARGMNYLHSCTPVIVHRDLKSPNLLVDKNWVVKVCDFGLSRIKHNTFLSSRSTAGTAEWMAPEVLRNEPSDEKCDVYSFGVILWELCTMQQPWGGMNPMQVVGAVGFQHRRLDVPDDMDPVVADIIQKCWQTNPKLRPSFAEIMAALKPLQKPITNSQVPRPRSSGQEKVRHSQATEE
- the LOC113282111 gene encoding probable serine/threonine-protein kinase SIS8 isoform X1; amino-acid sequence: MRNILKKLHIMPNQSEDSIGSVSSRNSSNRGSNNNNNNDGSTTSKISPSHHTDQQNKAFSGLSGWLNSVTNRHNSSPPPLNVVGGRRGESPIDTLSISALDAALESVGRDSESSNSRDPEVEEEYQIQIALELSAREDPEAVQIEAVKQISLGACHPENTPAEVIAYRYWNYNALGYDDKIMDGFYDLYGILAESTSEKMPSLVDLQGTPMSDIICWEAVLVNRGADANLLKLEQKALVMAVQSRSESLGSVDSELVQDLASLVADYMGGPVGDPDNMLKAWKNLSNRLRANIGSMVLPLGSLTIGLARHRALLFKVLADSVGIPCSLVKGRQYTGSHDVAMNVIRLDDGREYIIDLMAAPGTFIPSDAASPQIECEQPPFPVNPYLRDVDYSQIPSSSSEVTTLGEYSEFGNLDKMSRSGNVVPTENELSGTTGDSNELRHIEDLGIGSSQESSHYLIKSEVETNLPDDFTNPVNLEKAIIVQDLPNRTNYPHMHARSPSWTEGVSSPAARRMKVKDVSQYMIDAAKENPQLAQKLHDVLLESGVIAPPNLFTEVYNEHANAMAVDEKNQIEKDNERRRRDGIRRKGQGIFLPPLPYQGTQAKGTPSRVQLEHLKPIEGLGINSPTDSEASASSGQASPPVKFAKQVPVAAAAAAATAAVVASTMVVAAAKSSMDSKLEDPVAAAATATAAVFVATTAAVSRQYEQLEICAQLAGGVSPFNNMDCLRDDENADGAGNETRGSSDRDHDVSPEAERVSDRSAGNDSTRSDIALDDVAEWEIPWEEMALGERIGLGSYGEVYRGDWHGTEVAVKKFLDQDISGDALEEFRSEVRIMKRLRHPNVVLFMGAVTRAPNLSIVTEFLPRGSLYRLIHRPNSQVDERRRLRMALDVARGMNYLHSCTPVIVHRDLKSPNLLVDKNWVVKVCDFGLSRIKHNTFLSSRSTAGTAEWMAPEVLRNEPSDEKCDVYSFGVILWELCTMQQPWGGMNPMQVVGAVGFQHRRLDVPDDMDPVVADIIQKCWQTNPKLRPSFAEIMAALKPLQKPITNSQVPRPRSSGQEKVRHSQATEE
- the LOC113282111 gene encoding probable serine/threonine-protein kinase SIS8 isoform X2 is translated as MRNILKKLHIMPNQSEDSIGSVSSRNSSNRGSNNNNNNDGSTTSKISPSHHTDQQNKAFSGLSGWLNSVTNRHNSSPPPLNVVGGRRGESPIDTLSISALDAALESVGRDSESSNSRDPEVEEEYQIQIALELSAREDPEAVQIEAVKQISLGACHPENTPAEVIAYRYWNYNALGYDDKIMDGFYDLYGILAESTSEKMPSLVDLQGTPMSDIICWEAVLVNRGADANLLKLEQKALVMAVQSRSESLGSVDSELVQDLASLVADYMGGPVGDPDNMLKAWKNLSNRLRANIGSMVLPLGSLTIGLARHRALLFKVLADSVGIPCSLVKGRQYTGSHDVAMNVIRLDDGREYIIDLMAAPGTFIPSDAASPQIECEQPPFPVNPYLRDVDYSQIPSSSSEVTTLGEYSEFGNLDKMSRSGNVVPTENELSGTTGDSNELRHIEDLGIGSSQESSHYLIKSEVETNLPDDFTNPVNLEKAIIVQDLPNRTNYPHMHARSPSWTEGVSSPAARRMKVKDVSQYMIDAAKENPQLAQKLHDVLLESGVIAPPNLFTEVYNEHANAMAVDEKNQIEKDNERRRRDGIRRKGQGIFLPPLPYQGTQAKGTPSRVQLEHLKPIEGLGINSPTDSEASASSGQASPPVKFAKQVPVAAAAAAATAAVVASTMVVAAAKSSMDSKLEDPVAAAATATAAVFVATTAAVSRQYEQLEICAQLAGGVSPFNNMDCLRDDENADGAGNETRGSSDRDHDVSPEAERVSDRSAGNDSTRSDIALDDVAEWEIPWEEMALGERIGLGSYGEVYRGDWHGTEVAVKKFLDQDISGDALEEFRSEVRIMKRLRHPNVVLFMGAVTRAPNLSIVTEFLPRGSLYRLIHRPNSQVDERRRLRMALDVARGMNYLHSCTPVIVHRDLKSPNLLVDKNWVVKVCDFGLSRIKHNTFLSSRSTAGTAEWMAPEVLRNEPSDEKCDVYSFGVILWELCTMQQPWGGMNPMQVVGAVGFQHRRLDVPDDMDPVVADIIQKCWQTL
- the LOC113282111 gene encoding probable serine/threonine-protein kinase SIS8 isoform X4 translates to MRNILKKLHIMPNQSEDSIGSVSSRNSSNRGSNNNNNNDGSTTSKISPSHHTDQQNKAFSGLSGWLNSVTNRHNSSPPPLNVVGGRRGESPIDTLSISALDAALESVGRDSESSNSRDPEVEEEYQIQIALELSAREDPEAVQIEAVKQISLGACHPENTPAEVIAYRYWNYNALGYDDKIMDGFYDLYGILAESTSEKMPSLVDLQGTPMSDIICWEAVLVNRGADANLLKLEQKALVMAVQSRSESLGSVDSELVQDLASLVADYMGGPVGDPDNMLKAWKNLSNRLRANIGSMVLPLGSLTIGLARHRALLFKVLADSVGIPCSLVKGRQYTGSHDVAMNVIRLDDGREYIIDLMAAPGTFIPSDAASPQIECEQPPFPVNPYLRDVDYSQIPSSSSEVTTLGEYSEFGNLDKMSRSGNVVPTENELSGTTGDSNELRHIEDLGIGSSQESSHYLIKSEVETNLPDDFTNPVNLEKAIIVQDLPNRTNYPHMHARSPSWTEGVSSPAARRMKVKDVSQYMIDAAKENPQLAQKLHDVLLESGVIAPPNLFTEVYNEHANAMAVDEKNQIEKDNERRRRDGIRRKGQGIFLPPLPYQGTQAKGTPSRVQLEHLKPIEGLGINSPTDSEASASSGQASPPVKFAKQVPVAAAAAAATAAVVASTMVVAAAKSSMDSKLEDPVAAAATATAAVFVATTAAVSRQYEQLEICAQLAGGVSPFNNMDCLRDDENADGAGNETRGSSDRDHDVSPEAERVSDRSAGNDSTRSDIALDDVAEWEIPWEEMALGERIGLGSYGEVYRGDWHGTEVAVKKFLDQDISGDALEEFRSEVRIMKRLRHPNVVLFMGAVTRAPNLSIVTEFLPRPGNET
- the LOC113282111 gene encoding probable serine/threonine-protein kinase SIS8 isoform X5, translated to MRNILKKLHIMPNQSEDSIGSVSSRNSSNRGSNNNNNNDGSTTSKISPSHHTDQQNKAFSGLSGWLNSVTNRHNSSPPPLNVVGGRRGESPIDTLSISALDAALESVGRDSESSNSRDPEVEEEYQIQIALELSAREDPEAVQIEAVKQISLGACHPENTPAEVIAYRYWNYNALGYDDKIMDGFYDLYGILAESTSEKMPSLVDLQGTPMSDIICWEAVLVNRGADANLLKLEQKALVMAVQSRSESLGSVDSELVQDLASLVADYMGGPVGDPDNMLKAWKNLSNRLRANIGSMVLPLGSLTIGLARHRALLFKVLADSVGIPCSLVKGRQYTGSHDVAMNVIRLDDGREYIIDLMAAPGTFIPSDAASPQIECEQPPFPVNPYLRDVDYSQIPSSSSEVTTLGEYSEFGNLDKMSRSGNVVPTENELSGTTGDSNELRHIEDLGIGSSQESSHYLIKSEVETNLPDDFTNPVNLEKAIIVQDLPNRTNYPHMHARSPSWTEGVSSPAARRMKVKDVSQYMIDAAKENPQLAQKLHDVLLESGVIAPPNLFTEVYNEHANAMAVDEKNQIEKDNERRRRDGIRRKGQGIFLPPLPYQGTQAKGTPSRVQLEHLKPIEGLGINSPTDSEASASSGQASPPVKFAKQVPVAAAAAAATAAVVASTMVVAAAKSSMDSKLEDPVAAAATATAAVFVATTAAVSRQYEQLEICAQLAGGVSPFNNMDCLRDDENADGAGNETRGSSDRDHDVSPEAERVSDRSAGNDSTRSDIALDDVAEWEIPWEEMALGERIGLGSYGEVYRGDWHGTEVAVKKFLDQDISGDALEEFRSETAPSQCCPLHGSCHSCSKSFNRNRISS